From Cucumis melo cultivar AY chromosome 1, USDA_Cmelo_AY_1.0, whole genome shotgun sequence, a single genomic window includes:
- the LOC127150740 gene encoding uncharacterized protein LOC127150740 gives MLELQSQPTPEGSQPLSEDEICDQVLSRRQGYSKGLGWGPKPKARRTASASSSSTSYSQSTQKEIELQAKLHEALERIEVQDRNHQALASLVESMKKMIEDLTRAQQGPPHDP, from the coding sequence atgctggaactccaatcccagcctaccccagagggtagtcagccactctctgaggatgagatatgcgatcaggtgttgagTAGACGAcaaggctactcaaaaggccttggttggggacccaagccaaaggcccgcagaacggcaagtgcaagcagttcgtcgacatcttattcgcagtccacacaaaaagagattgaattacaagctaaactccatgaagctttggaacggattgaagtacaagatagaaatcaccaagcattagcttcactaGTGGAatctatgaaaaagatgattgaagacctaactcgtgcacaacagggaccaccacatgatccctag